In the Flavobacterium sp. J372 genome, one interval contains:
- a CDS encoding T9SS sorting signal type C domain-containing protein, with the protein MEMNYLKRLFKLAGFVQNVADSKFRKRLSAAYLFGLFTTAATIPAAAQTTVFSEDFNISRGTSYTTVNGPVGTSPTWTMLRSGTDFGARINSGILSLTGDATTSGNLAGWVLASTPTTAFSNLYNPILNANFGQVTWTFNMRQSRSNPSGPASSYYASAFILAGTSSTTATTGSGYAVIFGQSGSTDPIRIIRYSAGLRTSTNVLTTINASSDIGNEYLSYKVVYTPSTNLWQVYARIDGTSFQDPDTGSLTLVGSGVNSASTGTSLPLMGAFWNAGIRTNQSASFDNIKVAVTEPDLISLSPTSRIANTGAFTLTLNGTGFTSNSVVRWNGSNRTTTFVSATQLTASIPATDITSAGSATITVATGNSVTDPLTFIIDPPAVPSVSTNTNTIPRLFTTTGTASSAQSFTVTGSNLTSDVVVTAPANFEISQTSATTGFADSQNLLRSGTTLATSPATIYIRLKASAAPALYSGNVTVASTGASSKTVAVTGTVYAAEPTTSDSALTFSNPTSISFTASWTNGNGSNHLVLVRAGSAVNATPADGTGYTASATFGAGSEIGTGNFVVYNGTGNTVTITGLSPATTYFVSVFGFNGSGGTQNYKITIPATGSRLTLNAPVGLQINNANVVNRIDFDASVEGVNNSAFAGGGMNTAPGMGELNSNAWAFAGFADGNINFGGQSIEDSDSYENGVSDGGVTDAGVYAFEVQPNNYALGFQPGTGNFAPGSVTLRFQNQTASTVTSISIGYKVYVYNDAAGSNSLNFSHSANNTTYTAVTALDHTTPAAADAVPGWKAYYKVVTLTGLSVASNAYYYVRWSGATVSGTVFDEVAIDDISIVVNPTTAFASFAGNAETFVVAGNADLSGAVSVAGNISFLNSSKLSIGANTLTLSGTVTNTTTGGLRGSASSNLIVNGAISPTLSFDQTTPGTTNLFNNFSVLTTTANTVTADNAFAVNGSLTVDTGQTLNMGANTLTGNLTTISNSGTVTSQNTSATPFTSGKNWGSAGTVILNATAAQTLVAGTYNNVTISNAAGATATGNLTVNGVLHLPNANPSATAGSLATGNNVLTMGANATNTGVGDVSGIIKRISISSNILYTFGHPQTAIIFPPTGTLPTELTMKTVLGSAPAGKSDGILRTYDFIRVGGSGTKAIIKAHYLDSELNGNTENRLVDWVVQVSPPAVLEQSRTNYDTTENFVELANVNIAFFDTVFGNKLLTLANSQVTGSVWNGSVSDSWVTSANWTPNAVPNANTQVIIPGGRPNYPVLAPNVELRTLTIEAGATVTSPADVQLTINGDTGAWINNGTFNPGTGTSAVIFTNTYDDPSTTLDDANDVTIAGTTTFNNITVGALATLRPVTNNYMSIAGTFTKTGSFIVGSVQNSVAYTGTNQTIVVPNGVTTAYDNLIINGTGTIFPSALNVNGDFITNQAVNLSSTTITLAGSVDNQTVGGTVAPAFSNLTVNKAFGEVVLSQNASISGTLTLTQGLFNIGNYNLTLGANAVAGTFSTSTMIVADGTGVVRRPYTGTGSYFFPIGEKTSNTSYSPIAVNITSGTFNNAFVAVNVVDATHPNNYNTTNYFTRYWNVTQTGITNAVATITGNYITGDAVGGEAALSAAQLNGTFNAVTNPWVKFSPLSANTLTATGATLTAGQTSYFSAIAGSNIVINIAGAGSYCQGDAIMFAAEVTGGTAPYTYLWSDSLGTASTAMPSISAGGTYNYTLTVRDANGQTATANAQVIVSVPAVAGTLSAGSVICPGAPANPITVSGYTGSILRWERALTTEFTAVTFINSTSATLSSAEIGSLTSTRYIRAVIQNGSCPPVYTQPVEILIESTTWNGSAWSNGVPTATKGIIFTGNYTATADIQACSMTVNNGAVVVIPSATTVTLNGAITVNSGSFTLKNNANLLQLTNVANSGNIIVERESSPLYRLDYTMWSSPVTGTKTLQEFSPATMSDRFFTYNTATNQFSSVSAAQTFTRGAGYLIRMPNGINSVPGYNNGTVSTIFKGVFEGVPHNGPVTRTLSTASTGYNMIGNPYPSPINIPAFLTANQNTIDGTVWIWRKKNNPNSINSAYVTINSTGQYVGNNEPEQENPAGILRTGQGFIVKVKSGNTSNDVTFTNAMRSNDTANQFFRQAPNDVVTLPESHGIWLNLTNTSGFFSQMYTGYIDGATAGEDYGIDARYIKDSPTVLAAAINNEEFIIQGRALPFTTADVVPLTFRTAAAGTYKITIDHVDGLFAQGQDIYIKDKFLGTVHELTAGAYTFTTETGAFTDRFEIVYMPDSTLGTDNPSISANDVIVYKKDNSINITAGTATIESISIFDVRGRLIYEKSGINSFTHSIDSLQVQEQMLIINVNTNKGKVSKKVIF; encoded by the coding sequence ATGGAAATGAACTACTTAAAAAGACTTTTTAAACTTGCAGGGTTTGTTCAGAATGTTGCTGATAGTAAATTTAGAAAGCGTTTATCTGCTGCTTATCTTTTCGGTCTGTTTACAACTGCTGCCACAATACCGGCAGCTGCCCAGACAACCGTTTTCAGTGAAGATTTCAATATTTCGAGAGGTACGTCTTACACTACCGTAAACGGCCCTGTGGGTACCAGCCCTACGTGGACTATGCTGAGAAGCGGCACCGACTTCGGGGCACGTATAAACTCAGGTATCCTCTCACTTACAGGCGATGCTACAACATCCGGAAATCTTGCGGGCTGGGTATTAGCATCTACGCCCACTACAGCATTTTCAAATTTGTACAACCCTATACTTAATGCAAACTTTGGGCAGGTAACATGGACGTTCAACATGCGCCAGTCACGCTCAAACCCTTCAGGGCCCGCATCAAGCTATTACGCCAGTGCCTTTATCCTTGCGGGTACATCAAGTACAACTGCAACTACCGGCAGTGGTTATGCGGTTATCTTCGGGCAGTCTGGCAGCACAGATCCTATCCGAATCATCCGTTATTCGGCAGGGCTTCGCACATCCACCAACGTACTTACCACAATCAATGCATCATCAGATATTGGTAACGAATATCTAAGCTATAAAGTTGTTTATACCCCAAGTACAAACCTTTGGCAGGTATATGCCAGGATTGATGGTACATCTTTCCAGGATCCGGATACAGGATCTTTAACCCTTGTAGGTTCGGGCGTAAACAGCGCTTCAACCGGAACTTCGCTCCCGCTTATGGGCGCTTTCTGGAATGCCGGCATACGCACAAATCAGTCTGCATCATTTGATAATATTAAAGTAGCTGTAACCGAGCCTGACCTGATATCCCTTTCACCTACATCAAGAATTGCCAATACCGGGGCATTTACCCTTACTTTGAACGGTACCGGCTTTACATCAAATTCAGTTGTGCGATGGAACGGGTCAAACCGTACCACAACTTTTGTATCGGCAACACAGCTTACGGCTTCAATACCGGCAACAGATATAACATCGGCAGGTTCTGCCACCATAACTGTAGCTACAGGAAATTCGGTGACAGATCCGCTTACGTTTATTATAGACCCGCCCGCTGTACCATCAGTTTCTACAAATACAAACACCATCCCGAGGCTTTTTACTACAACCGGTACGGCATCATCTGCACAATCATTTACCGTTACAGGCAGTAACCTTACCAGTGATGTAGTTGTAACAGCACCGGCAAATTTTGAGATTTCGCAAACCAGCGCCACAACGGGCTTTGCCGATTCACAAAATCTTTTACGTTCCGGTACAACACTTGCTACTTCACCAGCCACTATCTATATTCGTTTAAAGGCATCTGCCGCTCCGGCATTATATTCAGGAAACGTTACAGTTGCTTCAACCGGGGCATCTTCAAAAACAGTCGCCGTTACGGGTACTGTATATGCTGCTGAGCCAACCACATCTGATAGTGCACTTACCTTTTCAAACCCTACATCAATATCGTTTACTGCTTCGTGGACAAACGGAAATGGCTCAAACCACCTTGTGCTGGTACGGGCGGGAAGCGCTGTAAACGCCACTCCGGCCGATGGTACAGGCTATACTGCTTCAGCGACTTTTGGGGCCGGGTCAGAAATTGGCACGGGAAATTTTGTAGTGTATAACGGCACTGGCAATACAGTTACCATAACCGGGCTTTCACCTGCAACCACTTATTTTGTGTCGGTTTTCGGCTTTAACGGCAGCGGAGGTACCCAAAACTATAAGATAACCATCCCGGCTACCGGCAGCAGGCTTACGCTTAATGCCCCTGTAGGATTGCAGATAAATAATGCCAACGTTGTAAACAGGATTGATTTTGATGCATCTGTTGAAGGTGTAAATAACAGCGCATTTGCAGGCGGAGGCATGAATACAGCGCCGGGTATGGGAGAACTTAATTCTAACGCCTGGGCTTTTGCAGGCTTTGCAGACGGAAATATTAATTTTGGAGGGCAAAGCATTGAAGATTCCGATTCGTATGAAAACGGAGTTTCTGATGGCGGAGTTACTGACGCCGGCGTTTATGCCTTTGAAGTGCAGCCCAACAATTATGCCCTGGGTTTCCAGCCGGGTACGGGTAATTTTGCGCCGGGCAGTGTAACCCTTCGTTTCCAGAACCAGACAGCATCTACCGTAACAAGCATAAGCATTGGCTATAAAGTATATGTGTACAATGATGCTGCAGGGTCAAACAGCCTTAACTTCAGCCATTCGGCAAACAATACAACCTATACAGCTGTAACTGCGCTTGACCATACTACGCCTGCTGCCGCAGATGCAGTACCGGGCTGGAAAGCTTACTATAAAGTTGTGACACTTACCGGGCTAAGCGTGGCTTCAAATGCTTACTACTATGTAAGGTGGAGTGGTGCAACAGTATCAGGCACCGTGTTTGATGAAGTAGCTATTGACGATATTTCAATTGTTGTAAACCCTACCACAGCATTTGCATCATTTGCAGGAAATGCCGAGACGTTTGTTGTTGCCGGCAATGCCGATCTTTCAGGTGCAGTAAGTGTGGCAGGAAATATCTCTTTCCTGAATAGCAGCAAGCTAAGCATAGGCGCCAATACCCTTACGCTAAGCGGTACTGTTACCAATACAACAACCGGCGGGCTTAGGGGCAGCGCATCATCAAACCTTATTGTAAATGGCGCCATTAGCCCAACATTAAGTTTTGACCAGACAACTCCGGGTACAACCAACCTGTTCAATAATTTTAGCGTACTTACAACAACAGCTAATACTGTAACGGCAGATAACGCATTTGCGGTAAACGGAAGTTTAACCGTTGATACGGGGCAGACGCTGAATATGGGTGCAAATACACTTACCGGTAACCTAACCACGATTTCAAACAGCGGTACAGTCACCAGCCAGAATACTTCGGCAACACCGTTTACTTCCGGAAAAAACTGGGGTAGTGCCGGTACGGTAATACTTAACGCAACAGCTGCGCAAACACTGGTTGCAGGTACATATAACAATGTAACAATAAGTAATGCAGCAGGAGCAACGGCAACAGGCAACCTCACAGTAAATGGCGTGCTGCACCTGCCAAATGCCAACCCATCAGCAACAGCGGGAAGCCTTGCTACAGGCAACAATGTTTTGACAATGGGCGCTAATGCCACAAATACGGGTGTGGGTGATGTAAGCGGTATTATCAAGCGTATATCAATCTCATCAAATATATTGTATACATTCGGTCACCCACAAACAGCAATCATTTTTCCGCCAACAGGTACATTGCCTACCGAGCTTACAATGAAAACCGTATTAGGAAGCGCACCGGCAGGAAAAAGTGACGGTATATTGCGTACCTATGATTTTATACGAGTAGGCGGATCAGGTACTAAAGCGATAATCAAAGCACATTATCTTGACTCTGAACTTAACGGAAATACTGAAAACAGGCTGGTTGACTGGGTGGTGCAGGTATCGCCACCGGCTGTACTGGAACAAAGCCGTACAAACTATGATACAACCGAAAACTTTGTAGAACTTGCCAACGTTAACATTGCTTTCTTTGATACAGTATTTGGCAATAAGCTGCTTACGCTGGCAAACTCGCAGGTAACAGGCTCAGTGTGGAACGGGTCTGTAAGCGACTCATGGGTTACCAGCGCCAACTGGACACCCAATGCAGTACCAAATGCAAATACACAGGTTATAATACCAGGCGGAAGGCCTAACTATCCTGTACTGGCCCCAAATGTTGAGTTAAGGACACTTACCATTGAAGCCGGTGCAACTGTTACATCTCCGGCTGATGTTCAGCTTACAATAAATGGTGATACAGGTGCGTGGATCAACAATGGTACATTCAACCCGGGGACAGGTACAAGTGCCGTGATTTTTACAAACACGTATGATGACCCTTCAACCACGCTTGATGACGCCAATGATGTTACCATAGCAGGTACAACAACTTTTAACAACATCACGGTGGGCGCCCTTGCCACGCTCAGGCCGGTTACAAATAACTATATGAGCATTGCCGGTACATTTACCAAAACGGGCAGCTTTATTGTAGGGTCAGTGCAAAATAGTGTAGCGTATACTGGTACTAACCAGACTATTGTTGTGCCAAACGGCGTTACCACAGCATATGATAACCTTATAATAAACGGTACGGGAACGATATTCCCTTCAGCATTAAATGTAAATGGTGATTTTATAACAAACCAGGCCGTAAACCTTTCTTCAACTACGATAACGCTGGCAGGCTCTGTAGACAACCAGACTGTAGGCGGAACTGTTGCACCGGCATTCAGTAACCTTACGGTGAATAAAGCTTTCGGAGAAGTGGTGCTATCACAAAATGCAAGTATTTCAGGTACGTTAACCCTTACCCAGGGATTATTCAACATTGGCAATTATAACCTTACGCTTGGCGCTAATGCTGTGGCCGGAACATTCTCAACATCAACTATGATTGTAGCCGATGGTACTGGTGTTGTACGTAGGCCATATACAGGTACAGGCTCATACTTTTTCCCAATTGGTGAGAAAACGAGCAATACCTCTTATTCGCCAATTGCGGTAAATATTACTTCAGGAACATTTAATAATGCTTTTGTTGCTGTTAATGTTGTTGATGCCACACACCCTAACAATTACAATACAACTAATTATTTTACACGCTACTGGAATGTTACGCAGACAGGTATAACCAACGCAGTGGCAACAATTACCGGTAATTATATAACAGGTGATGCTGTAGGGGGAGAGGCGGCATTATCTGCAGCCCAGCTGAACGGTACATTTAATGCTGTTACAAACCCATGGGTTAAGTTTAGCCCGCTTTCAGCAAATACGCTTACGGCAACCGGCGCAACGCTTACAGCAGGCCAGACATCATATTTCAGTGCTATAGCGGGTAGCAATATCGTTATTAATATTGCCGGGGCAGGTTCTTATTGCCAGGGTGATGCTATAATGTTTGCAGCCGAAGTAACGGGCGGTACTGCACCATATACCTACCTGTGGTCAGACTCTTTAGGTACGGCATCAACAGCAATGCCTTCAATTTCAGCTGGAGGTACATACAACTATACTTTAACTGTTCGTGACGCTAACGGGCAGACAGCTACAGCCAACGCGCAGGTTATTGTTTCTGTCCCTGCGGTCGCGGGTACGCTTTCGGCAGGTAGTGTAATATGTCCGGGCGCTCCGGCCAACCCTATAACTGTAAGCGGCTATACCGGAAGCATTTTACGTTGGGAACGCGCATTAACCACCGAGTTCACTGCAGTTACATTTATCAATAGCACATCGGCAACGTTAAGTTCAGCAGAAATTGGCAGCCTTACTTCTACAAGATACATCAGGGCGGTAATACAAAACGGATCATGCCCGCCGGTTTATACACAACCTGTTGAAATACTTATAGAGTCTACAACATGGAATGGTTCAGCCTGGAGCAACGGTGTGCCAACAGCAACAAAAGGTATTATATTTACAGGTAACTATACTGCAACAGCAGATATACAAGCTTGCAGCATGACAGTAAATAATGGTGCTGTTGTAGTTATACCTTCTGCAACAACAGTAACCCTTAATGGTGCAATTACCGTAAATAGCGGAAGCTTCACCCTGAAAAACAATGCCAACCTGTTGCAGCTTACCAATGTTGCCAACTCAGGAAACATTATTGTAGAGCGCGAGAGTTCACCGCTTTACAGGCTTGATTATACAATGTGGTCAAGCCCGGTTACAGGCACAAAAACACTGCAGGAGTTTTCTCCGGCAACAATGTCAGACCGTTTCTTTACGTATAATACCGCTACTAATCAATTCAGTTCTGTAAGCGCTGCGCAGACATTTACAAGAGGCGCAGGATACCTTATCCGCATGCCAAACGGTATCAATAGTGTTCCGGGCTACAATAATGGTACTGTATCAACCATCTTCAAAGGTGTTTTTGAAGGTGTGCCACACAACGGCCCGGTAACCAGAACACTATCGACCGCAAGTACAGGATATAATATGATAGGAAACCCTTATCCGTCTCCAATAAATATCCCGGCTTTCCTTACGGCAAACCAGAATACAATAGACGGCACGGTGTGGATATGGAGAAAGAAAAATAACCCTAACAGCATCAATTCGGCTTACGTTACTATTAACAGCACTGGGCAGTATGTGGGCAATAATGAGCCTGAGCAGGAAAATCCGGCAGGTATATTAAGAACAGGGCAGGGCTTTATAGTAAAAGTAAAATCAGGCAACACAAGCAATGATGTTACATTTACCAATGCTATGCGCAGCAATGACACAGCTAACCAGTTCTTCAGGCAGGCGCCAAATGATGTTGTCACATTGCCCGAAAGCCACGGTATCTGGCTCAACCTTACCAATACCAGCGGATTCTTCTCACAGATGTATACCGGTTATATTGACGGCGCTACGGCAGGTGAAGATTACGGTATAGATGCACGCTATATAAAAGACAGCCCGACCGTGTTAGCTGCTGCTATAAACAACGAAGAGTTTATTATACAGGGCCGTGCGTTGCCATTCACAACCGCCGATGTAGTGCCGCTTACATTCCGCACCGCTGCAGCAGGGACTTACAAAATAACTATAGACCATGTTGATGGATTGTTTGCACAAGGTCAGGATATCTATATTAAAGATAAGTTTTTAGGTACAGTACATGAACTTACAGCCGGAGCCTACACTTTCACAACAGAAACCGGAGCGTTTACTGACAGGTTTGAAATTGTGTATATGCCTGATAGTACGCTGGGAACAGATAATCCTTCAATTTCAGCTAATGATGTAATTGTTTATAAGAAAGATAATTCAATTAATATAACTGCCGGCACAGCAACAATTGAAAGCATAAGCATATTTGATGTTCGCGGAAGGCTGATTTATGAAAAATCAGGTATTAATAGCTTCACACACAGTATTGATAGCTTACAGGTACAAGAGCAGATGCTAATTATAAATGTAAATACAAATAAAGGAAAGGTAAGCAAGAAGGTAATTTTTTAA
- a CDS encoding DUF262 domain-containing protein, translating to MSDLEHPNLVTETIQNIESDQFYDQEDDSLDIGNVDRKIVWQAKDFSIREFLSMRQDNELALQPEYQRNYVASAQIASRLIESILLDVPIPVIYLAEEKDGSYSVIDGQQRLTSFLSFLDGKFPNGDEFKLSGLKVLSDLNRKKYNDLDKDQQTKIKTTTLHSIIIKKNQMKISSLKYSKD from the coding sequence ATGTCAGATTTGGAACACCCTAATTTAGTTACAGAGACAATTCAAAATATTGAATCAGATCAGTTTTATGATCAAGAAGACGACTCGTTAGATATTGGAAACGTAGACAGAAAAATTGTATGGCAAGCCAAAGATTTCTCGATAAGAGAATTCCTAAGCATGAGGCAAGATAATGAACTTGCATTACAGCCAGAGTATCAAAGAAATTATGTTGCTTCAGCACAAATTGCCAGCCGTTTGATTGAATCAATTTTACTAGATGTGCCAATACCAGTAATTTATTTGGCGGAAGAGAAAGATGGATCGTATTCTGTGATTGACGGACAGCAGAGATTAACTTCATTTCTTTCGTTTCTGGATGGAAAATTTCCAAATGGGGATGAATTTAAACTAAGTGGCTTGAAAGTTTTATCAGATTTAAATCGAAAAAAATATAATGATTTAGATAAAGACCAACAGACAAAAATTAAAACAACGACTCTTCATTCAATAATAATTAAAAAGAATCAAATGAAGATATCAAGTTTGAAATATTCGAAAGACTAA
- a CDS encoding HNH endonuclease signature motif containing protein, which translates to MALFDLQMVGFVNFSKNEVLSNADLIREGLLQLMIEDNKFQEVIGFKTSDTDNVKKRFKTYMDMLEKVIGDKSYQQRTFPYSIKEELFNSNPYCSISKQKILAIEDSEVDHIIPYSKGGKTEKANAQLVLRYFNRAKNNKVE; encoded by the coding sequence ATGGCATTGTTCGACTTACAAATGGTTGGATTTGTCAACTTCTCTAAAAATGAAGTTCTCTCAAATGCAGATCTTATTAGAGAGGGTCTTCTCCAACTGATGATTGAAGATAATAAGTTTCAGGAAGTGATAGGTTTCAAAACCTCTGATACAGACAATGTCAAAAAGAGATTCAAAACATATATGGATATGCTCGAAAAAGTTATAGGAGACAAATCGTACCAACAAAGAACATTTCCCTATTCTATAAAAGAAGAATTATTTAATTCAAACCCATACTGTAGTATATCAAAACAAAAAATATTGGCGATAGAAGATTCAGAGGTTGACCACATAATACCATATTCTAAAGGTGGAAAAACTGAGAAAGCCAACGCTCAGTTAGTATTACGATATTTTAATCGAGCGAAGAATAATAAAGTGGAATAG
- the rplT gene encoding 50S ribosomal protein L20, translating to MPRSVNSVASRARRKRVLKQAKGFFGRRKNVWTVAKNAVEKAMVYAYRDRKQKKRNFRALWIMRINAGARLHGMSYSQFMGKVKGAGIELNRKVLADLAMNHPEAFAAIVNQVK from the coding sequence ATGCCAAGATCAGTAAATTCAGTAGCTTCACGCGCTCGCAGAAAGAGAGTATTGAAGCAGGCCAAAGGTTTCTTTGGCCGTCGTAAAAACGTTTGGACAGTAGCCAAAAACGCGGTAGAAAAAGCAATGGTTTATGCTTACCGCGACAGAAAACAAAAGAAAAGAAACTTCCGCGCACTTTGGATTATGCGTATTAATGCAGGTGCAAGGCTTCACGGAATGAGCTATTCTCAATTTATGGGTAAAGTAAAAGGTGCAGGTATCGAATTGAACCGTAAGGTTCTTGCCGACCTAGCCATGAACCACCCTGAAGCGTTTGCTGCGATAGTAAACCAGGTTAAATAA
- the rpmI gene encoding 50S ribosomal protein L35 translates to MPKMKTKSSAKKRFKVTGSGKIKRKHAFKSHILTKKSKKRKLALTHAALVHPTDEKSVKQQLRLI, encoded by the coding sequence ATGCCTAAAATGAAAACTAAATCCAGTGCCAAAAAGCGCTTTAAAGTGACTGGCTCTGGTAAGATCAAAAGGAAGCACGCTTTCAAGAGTCACATCCTGACAAAGAAATCGAAGAAGCGTAAGCTTGCCCTTACTCATGCTGCACTGGTTCACCCAACAGATGAGAAGAGCGTAAAACAGCAGTTAAGATTAATCTAA
- the infC gene encoding translation initiation factor IF-3, translating to MEKKDAHRINQLIRVPEVRLVGENIEPGVYKTSQALQWAEEQELDLVEISPNAAPPVCKIMDYKKFLYEQKKRDKMLKAKSTQITVKEIRFGPQTDEHDYEFKRKNAEKFLKEGSKLKAFVFFKGRSIIYKDQGQILLLRLAQDLEEFGKVESMPVLEGKRMIMFIAPKKKAK from the coding sequence GTGGAAAAGAAAGACGCTCACAGGATCAACCAGCTTATCCGGGTACCGGAAGTAAGGCTTGTGGGCGAGAATATTGAGCCGGGCGTTTACAAGACGTCTCAGGCGCTGCAATGGGCAGAAGAGCAGGAGCTTGACCTTGTGGAGATATCTCCCAATGCCGCACCGCCCGTATGCAAAATAATGGACTATAAGAAGTTCCTTTATGAGCAGAAGAAGCGTGATAAGATGCTGAAAGCCAAGTCAACGCAGATTACTGTAAAGGAAATCCGCTTCGGCCCGCAGACAGACGAGCACGATTATGAGTTCAAGCGCAAGAATGCAGAGAAATTCCTGAAGGAAGGCTCTAAGCTTAAAGCGTTTGTATTCTTTAAAGGGCGCTCAATCATCTACAAAGACCAGGGGCAGATATTGCTGCTGAGGCTTGCGCAGGACCTTGAAGAATTCGGAAAGGTAGAAAGCATGCCGGTACTTGAAGGGAAAAGGATGATCATGTTCATCGCACCTAAAAAGAAAGCGAAATAA